From a single Bacillota bacterium genomic region:
- a CDS encoding type II toxin-antitoxin system Phd/YefM family antitoxin yields the protein MIINSTEIQNNFGKYLKLAEFEDIIITKNGRKMAKLIQYREDVEDFVIREGSSVYSHDGMKVSYEEFLKITEESENRYEYIDGEIYLLASPLYEHQKAIMAILAEFISWFRGKECEPIVSPFDVTLFKEKKYVNVVQPDILVICDKENINEKGKYTGIPSLVVEILSESTRRKDLIKKLDLYMLSGVKEYWIANTFSKEIYLYVFKDYNIESMMTFKTGEIVKSVIFNGLKVQVEQVFA from the coding sequence ATGATTATTAATTCAACAGAAATTCAGAATAACTTTGGTAAGTATCTTAAATTGGCAGAATTTGAAGATATTATAATCACTAAAAATGGTAGAAAGATGGCCAAATTAATTCAATACAGGGAGGATGTAGAAGATTTTGTAATCCGGGAAGGCTCTTCTGTATACAGCCATGATGGCATGAAGGTTTCATATGAGGAATTCCTGAAAATAACTGAGGAAAGTGAAAACCGTTATGAATATATTGATGGAGAAATATACCTGCTAGCATCTCCATTATATGAACATCAAAAAGCCATAATGGCAATTTTGGCTGAGTTTATATCATGGTTCAGAGGTAAAGAATGCGAGCCTATTGTTTCACCCTTTGATGTTACACTTTTCAAAGAAAAGAAATATGTTAACGTTGTCCAGCCTGATATTCTGGTTATTTGCGATAAGGAAAACATTAACGAAAAGGGCAAGTATACCGGCATACCCTCACTTGTTGTAGAAATACTTTCTGAGTCCACCAGACGTAAAGATTTAATAAAAAAGCTGGATCTGTATATGTTAAGTGGTGTGAAAGAATACTGGATTGCAAATACGTTCTCCAAAGAAATATACCTTTATGTTTTTAAAGATTACAATATCGAAAGTATGATGACATTCAAAACTGGTGAAATAGTTAAGTCTGTTATTTTTAATGGTCTTAAGGTTCAAGTGGAACAAGTTTTTGCTTAA